The genome window AATAGAATCAAAATGTTTTGTAATTTTTTCAACACGATTTTGATCACCTACGAAAATGATATCATTTGCAATTTGTCCTGGTTTTAAATTGATGTGATAAACACTTCCGTCAGGGTTTAATATTAATTCTGAATCTTTAATCATTTTTTAATTGTTTATTGTTAATAGTTTGTTGTTTTGTTTGTAGTTCAACCATTAACTTTTAACCACCAACTCTTTTAGTTTTGAATCCTTTGTCTTGCAAAATTTTCATGATTTTATCACGATAATCGCCTTGAATGATTATTTCGCCATCTTTAAAGCTTCCGCCAACAGCCAATTTGCTTTTGATTTCTTTTGCTAAGATTTTAAAATCTTCTTCTTCGCCTTCGTAACCAGAAATTATAGTGGTAGGTTTTCCTTTTCGCTTTTCATATTTACAAATCATTGGTTCTTTTTGAACGAATAACTCATGAGGAATATCCTCAGTAGCTTCCGGTTCGTTAGAAACTTTATGGTCTGGAAATAGTTTATTTAATTGTTCGCTTAAATCCATTTTTAATTTTTTGGAACACAGATTAGAAAAATTTTAATAATCTCTATAATCTGAATGATTTAATTTTAATTAATTATTTTATTTTTTGAAACACAGATTTGAGAAATCTTAAAAAATCAATAAATCTATATAATCAATATTCAAATTTAATTATCTTTTTTTCTTCTTTAAATCGTTTGTGAAAATTTTTCTAATGAATTGCGGGTCTTTCCCAAAATTTAAAATTAAGCCAACTTCACAATCGGTTGCTTTTAAATAATTTAATAATTGATTTTCATGAATATCGGTTAAGTATTCAACGCATTTTAATTCAACAATTATAGAATCATTTATAATTATGTCTGGGATATATTCTCCAACAATTTCATTTTTATAATATACATTCACTTTTTTCTCAGAATCAATTTTATAACCATTATTCTTGAGTTCGATTAGCAATGCTTTATGATATACTTTTTCTAAAAAACCAAAACCTAATTCATTGTAAACATTGTAATAAATCCCAATTATAGATTTAGTTAATTCTTGATGCGGAAAATTTTTCATAATTACTTTGTATGGCGTTTAAATATTTAATTTTTATTAATTTGAAAAGGGATTTAAGAAATTTTTAAAATTATTAAGATTTCTTCAATCTGTGTTCCAAAGGCAAACCTGTTATTGTGTTTAAAAACAAAAAAGACATCAAGAAAACTCAATGCCTTTTCTATCCATTATAAAATTATTTATTTCTTAATCAATCCTAATTCAATTAATCTTTCAGTTAAAAATTCACCAGCAGTGATGTCTTCGTATAACTTAGGATTTTTTTCATCGATACATTCAGATAAGCAATTTAAACTCATGTCACTTACTGGATGCATGAAGAAAGGAATTGAATAACGAGAAGATCCCCACAATTCTCTTGGTGGATTAACCACTTGGTGAATTGTAGATTTTAATTTGTTATTAGTGTGTCTAGATAACATATCTCCAACATTAATCATCAATTCGTCAGGTTGTGCAATCGCATCAACCCATTCGCCATTGTGATTTTGTACTTGTAATCCTTTTCCTTGTGCACCCATTAATAAGGTAATCAAGTTGATATCACCGTGAGCTGCTGCGCGAACGGCACCATCTTTAGGTTCATCAGTAATAGGAGGATAGTGGATTGGTCTTAGAATACTGTTACCATCTTTGATAAATTTGTCAAAGTACAATTCATCTAATCCGATGTAAAGTGCTAAAGCTCTTAAAACATAAACACCAGTTTTTTCTAGCATTTGATAAGCTTCTTTACCAACTTCGTTGAATTTAGGTAATTCAGTTACATCAACATTATCAGGATATTCTCCAGCCCATTTAGAACCTTCAGAAACATACTGACCAAAATGCCAAAACTCTTTTAAATCTCCAGCTGAGCGACCTTTAGCATGTTCTTTACCAAAAGAAACATAACCTCTTTGTCCGCCAATACCTGGAATTTCGTATTTAGCTTTGGTTTCAAGTGGAAGATTAAAGAAGTTACGCACTTCTGAATACAAACCTTCTACTAATTTGTCATCTAAAAAATGACCTTTTAATGCTACGAAGCCAATTTCTTCGTAGGCTTTTCCGATTTCATTTACAAATTTTTGTTTACGTGCCGGATCATCCGACAGGAAATCACGTAAGTCAACACTAGGAATTTGTTGCATACTTAAACTTTATTGTTAATAAATCAAATGGGCTTTAACCCAAGTAAATACAAATGTAAATAAATATTTTAATATCAAAAAAGTAAAGTTATTAACATTTAAAAAATGTATTTTATTTAAACTCAACAGATTGCTTTTGAAGGTTTATTTAGATTGTAAATTTAACATCTATTTTGTGTTTTATTTTTTATAACATTTTGCTTTCAAAATGTTATTTTTATTACTTTTGAGCAAAATTTAATCGTTCCATTATCATGAACTTTGAAAGAAAAGATTTATCGAATTCACAACTACTTGATTTATATAAGAAAATATTAAAACCAAGACTAATTGAAGAGAAGATGTTGATTCTTATCCGTCAAGGGAAAGTATCAAAATGGTTTTCAGGAATCGGACAAGAAGCGATATCTGTTGGTATTACTTCAGTTTTGGATAAAGATGAATATATTTTACCAATGCACCGAAATTTAGGTGTATTCACTACAAGAGAAATTCCGTTGCATCGCTTGTTTTCACAATGGCAAGGAAAGAAAAACGGATTTACAAAAGGTCGTGATAGAAGTTTCCACTTTGGAACCCAAGAATACAAGATTATTGGAATGATTTCGCATTTAGGTCCACAATTAGGAATTGCTGACGGAATCGCTTTAGCTAATAAATTAAGAAAAAATGGTAAAGTTACTGCTGTTTTCACTGGCGAAGGAGCAACATCTGAAGGTGATTTTCACGAAGCATTGAATATTGCTGCTGTTTGGGAATTACCGGTTTTATTTGTGATTGAGAACAATGGTTATGGATTATCAACTCCAACAAATGAGCAATACCGTTGCGAAAACCTTGCTGATAAAGGTGTAGGTTACGGAATGGAAAGTCATGTTGTAGATGGAAATAACTTGTTAGAAGTTTATCATTTGATTTCGGAACTAAAAGCTTCAATGGTAGATAATCCACGTCCTGTTTTATTAGAATTTAAAACGTTTAGAATGCGTGGTCATGAAGAGGCGAGTGGTACGAAATACGTTCCGCAAGAATTAATGGACATGTGGGCGGTAAAAGATCCTGTAGAAAATTATAGAAGTTATTTGAAAGCAACAGCTGTTTTATCGGATGAAGAAGATGAAGCAATTAGAGCTGAAATTAAGAAAGAAATTGATACCGATTGGGCTAAAGTTCAGGAAGAACCTGCAATCGTAGCCTCTTTAGAAGAAGAATTAGGTGATGTTTATAAACCTTATGATTTTGAGGAATTTAATCCATCTTCAGAAGTAGAAAATATCCGTGTGATTGATGCGATTTCGAATGGTTTACGTCAGTCTATGGAACGCCATGAAAATTTAGTTATCATGGGACAAGACATTGCAGAATATGGTGGAGCTTTCAAAATTACAGATGGTTTTGTAGCGCAATTTGGTAAAGAAAGAGTTAGAAATACACCAATTTGTGAAAGTGCTGTTGTTTCAGCTGCAAATGGTTTATCAATTAATGGATATAAAGCGGTAATGGAAATGCAATTTGCTGATTTCGTTTCAACAGGTTTTAATCCAATAGTAAACTTATTAGCAAAGCAACATTACAGATGGCAAGAAAAGTCAGACGTAGTGGTGCGTATGCCTTGTGGTGGTGGTACACAAGCTGGACCTTTCCATTCGCAAACAAATGAGGCTTGGTTTACCAAAACACCAGGTTTAAAAGTAGTTTATCCAGCATTTCCTTATGATGCGAAAGGATTGTTGAATACTGCTATTAATGATCCAAATCCAGTATTATTCTTTGAACATAAACAATTATATAGAAGTGTTTATCAAGATGTTCCAAAAGATTATTACACATTGCCTTTTGGAAAAGCGTCTTTAATTAAAGAAGGAAATGATGTAACGATTATTTCGTTTGGAGCAGGGGTGCATTGGGCATTAGAAACGTTAGCAAACAATCCAGAAATTAAAGCAGATTTATTAGATTTAAGAACATTACAACCAATGGATTGGGATGCAATTTATGCTTCAGTTAAGAAGACAAATAAAGTAATTATTCTGCAAGAAGATACGTTATTTGGTGGAGTTGCTAGTGATATTTCAGCTATGATTATGGAAAACTGTTTTGAGTATTTAGATGCTCCAGTAAGAAGAGTTGGAAGTTTAGAATCGGCTATTCCATTCATGAAAACATTAGAAGATCAATATTTACCTAAAGGTAGATTTGAAAAGGAATTAAAAGAATTATTGGCTTATTAATTTCACAATAATAAATTATTAAAAAGACATCTTCGGGTGTCTTTTTTTATGGCATATTTGATTTACTATTTATTTTAAATCCGTAATACATTTAGTACATTTACAAAATCGAATCATTTTCTTATGAATAAATTATTTTTTGGATTGTTTCTGTTATTCTCAAGTTTTATTTCGGCACAAAATAAAATTTATACTGTTTCTACAAAACATCTTTTTTTGGCTGATGAAAGTAAAACAAGTAATACAGCGGATAGTAAAATTAAATTGAAATTTTCAAGCCTAGATAATGGCAATTACTTTGTTTTTAATCGTTTGCTTTACGGAAATAAAACAGGTAAAGTTTTAGCTTATTTTAAACCTTTTAATGCCGTGGTTGTTCGCTCTCAAAATAAATTATCATATTTTACATTTAAAGAAGCATTTCCAAAAGGAGGTTTTTACAAAGCAAACATTTCAAAATTAATGTTTGGTCAACAAGCCAATTTATATGCTTTTGATAATGATGTAATTGATATTAAACTTTGGGTGGCACCAGGTGTACAACCAAAATCTGGTTTTGAAGGTTATTTAAACGACATGGGATTGCTACAAAATCTTCCAAAGAACAGTAACATAGTTGCGGTAACTATTTTGGGAGTAGAGTTTGATATTTCGGATTTTAAAGTTGATGAAGACAAGAATTATAAAAGTAATTTGAATGATATTTTAGTCAGTTTTAAAGAACCAAAAGATTCTCTTATGGCTTGTTTAAGGGAAACAAAAGCAAATGAAAAACCATTAGATATCTCCGAAAGCAAAATAGCTTTGTCGTTTGATTATAAAATTACTTCAAAAGTTTCGGCTCAGGATAGTAAAGGAAAAAGTATTTATGAAACGGATATTTTGATTTATGCCAATAAAGACAATTCAATTACGCTACAGATTTTAGATAAATCAAACACATTTGTTTATACCAATAGAAAACTAGGGCAAATTATCGAAGGAACTTATGAAAATGGGAAATTAACCATGACGAAAGGAATTAGTTTTGATACAAGAGATTGTTTGAAATTGAATGAAAAAGTGATTGGTAAAAGTTTGAAAACAACAAAACTAATTGCAGGATATGACCATGAATTTGGTTTGTTTTTGCTAGAGAAAAATAGTGACGACTTTCCTGATTTTCAAAATCAAGTTAGTTCTAAAGGATTTTTATCAAAACGTATTTATTTGAATAAAGATCTTGAAAAACAAGAATATACAAGTGAAATCGAATTGGGAACTTTTAAATTTAATTTAGAAAAATAATGAACAAGAAATTATTGCAGCTATTTTTATTAGTAACCGTTTTTGGTTTTTCTCAGAACAGCCAACTGATTCCGTTTGTTTCGTCTTCTAAATGGGGATTTAGTGATAAAAGCGGAAAAGTGATGATTCAACCTGTTTATGATAGTGTTGGTTTTTTCAATACGAGTTCGGTTGGATTGAAAGATTTGACATTTGCCTATGTGTATCAAAACAAAAAGATGGGTGTAATTGATTTGAAAAACAAAATATTACTGCCTTCAACATATCAATTTGTGAGAAATGTTAATAATACATTCCATTTTATTGCTACTAATGAACAAGGGAAATCGGGGTTAGTTTCGGCTGATAATCAGATTGTTTTACCTTTTGAGTATGATGCAATTGATGATATTTTAAATGGTTCTTTTATTCTTAAGAAAAATAATAGAATAGGATTAGCAGATGCTTATGGAAAAATTGTTATTCCGGTTGTTTATGATCAAATTGTATTTGTAGATGAAGATAAAGGTACTAAAAAATGTCGTTGGCGTGTAAACAATGAAAAGATTACACAATATCTTTTTACCGCTATTTATGAAGATCCGAATGATGAAATCATGTATAGTGTTGATGCACTTGAATCAATAGAAACCACTGTTGCTAATTATACTTCAGATGAAAACTCAAAAGATTTTGAAGAAAAAATTCCCATTCGATACCAAAGTGATTTATTTCTCTTAAAGAAGAAAAACTTATTTGGCTTTTCGGATGTAAAAGAAAAAATAGGATTTAAGCCTAAATTTAAACAGTTGGAGTACTTTTTTAATTTGAATGACTTTAAAAAAGGTAGAAAACATTATTTAATTATTGAAGAGAACAATAAAAAAGGATTAGTTGATGGTAAAGGAAATGTATTGCTTCAAGCTGAATATGATAATTTTGAGAAAAAATATCACTATTTAGAAGTAAGTAAAGAATTTAAAAAAGGTGTTTTCTTTTTGTCGACAAATCAAATTGTTTTTTCTGATTTTAATGAGATTAAAACTGCTATTAAATTAGATGATGATTTTGTAGTTGCATTGGTTACAAATACTGAAGACAATAGTTATTATTACATTGGTGAAAACGGTGTGATTTATAAAAATTAAAAATGAAGAATATGAAATATTTAGTTTGTTTTTCAATGTTTTTTGTTGTTTTGTTAAGTTGTTCTAATAATCAATTGCAAAACGATCCAATCCCAAATCATGAAACTTTTACAATTGCTTCTAAACTTCTCAGTGAAAACAGAGTAATAAATGTTTGGTTTCCTGAAAATTATAAAAATTCATCAGATTCATTACCAGTTTTGTACATGCTTGATGGTGGCATAAAAGAAGATTTTCCGCATGTTGCCAATACTTTAGCAGAATTAATTAAGAGTAATAAAATTAAGCCAATTATTTTAGTTGGTATTGAAAATACACAAAGAAGAAGAGATTTAACTCCGCCAACAACAGTTGCAAAAGACAAAGAAATTGCTCCAGTAGTAGGTGGTTCGGCAATATTCAGACAATTTATTAAAGAAGAATTGATTCCTGAAGTAAACACAAAATTTAGAACTACAGCTAAAAAAGGAATTATAGGAGAATCGTTAGCCGGACTTTTTATCACCGAAACTTTTCTAACAACTCCTGATTTATTTGACTTTTACATTGCTTTCGATCCTTCATTATGGTGGAATAACAAACAATTGGTAAAAGATGCGGCTAACTATTTAAAATCATTTCCGAAAACCAATAAAACATTTTGGTTTGCGGGTTCTAGTGCAAAAGATATCTTTAAAAACACCAATACGTTAAATGAAATATTGAGTAAAAATGCGCTTCCAAATTTAAAATGGCAATATTCACCAGAAAAGAAAGAAGAGCATCACACCATTTTTAGAGCTACAAAAGAAAAAGCTCTGATTTGGACATTGAATCAATAAAATGTGATACAAATAGTACAAATAAATTTTTGTAATCATTTTAAAATAACTTAAATTCGATAAACTTTAAACAAAATTTTATGAACTCAGAAAACAATGTGGTAGTTTCTTATGCAACGGATGCAGACAGAGCTACTTTTTTCAAAAAGACATATAGTCATGTTGCCTATGCTATTTTAGCTTTTATGTTAGTAGAAGCTATTTTATTGCGAATTGTTCCAATGGATTGGATATTAGCAATGATGGGAGGGAAATTCGTTTGGTTATTTATATTAGGATTATTTTGGTTAGGTTCAACTTTATCAGACCGTTTGGTTTTTCATCCTGATAGAGATAAGCAATATTTAGGCTTAGGATTATATGTATTATTAGAAGCCATTATTTTCTTACCAATGATTGCTATTGCCGTTTTATATTCGGGTGGCGAAATGATTATGCAAGCAGCTATCATTACTTTATTCATGTTTTCTGGATTAACTGCTGTTGTTTTTATGACAAAAACCGATTTCTCTTTTTTAAGAACAGCTATCACAATTGGAGGATTTGTTGCTTTGGGAGTAATTGTTGTAGGAGCAATTTTTGGATTTAATTTAGGATTATGGTTCTCAGTTGGAATGGTTGTATTAGCATCGGCTAGTATTTTATACCAAACAAGTCAAATTAAAGACCAATTCAGTACAGATCAATACGTGGGAGCTTCATTACAATTATTTGCTTCTATTATGTTATTATTCTGGTATGTATTGCGAATTTTAATGAGCAGAAAGTAATTGCTTTTTTAAAATATATTTAAAACCCTGAAATACTAAATTTCAGGGTTTTTCGTTTTAAAGCAATAATTTGTTTTATGCGAATAATTCTACTTGTATTTAGCTTTATTTTATTTTCTTGCCAATCTAAAGAAACTAATCAATTAACAGTTGGTATTCAGCCTTATGGAATATTTCCAGAAGATAAAACCGATACCATCGCTAAAACTATTGCTGATTTTTATCAAATTAAATCTGTTGTTCTTCCTGCTAAAGAATTATATAAAGAAGCTTTTACAGAAGTTAAATCACCGCGATATCGTGCAGATAAAATGATTCGTCTACAGAAAGAAAATAAAGTGGATACTTTAGATTATATATTGGGATTAACGACAAAAGATATTTCAATAACCAAAAAAGACAAATGGGGAAAAGTTAAAGAACCAACCTATAAATATGCTGATTGGGGAATAATGGGACTTGCTTATTGTCCCGGAAATAGCTGATTGTTTCTACTTTTCGCATTAAACATTCGAATCAAAAGAAACATTTTACGCGCTTTAAAAAAGTTGCTGTGCATGAATTTGGACACAATTTAGGTTTACCACATTGTTCTGATAAAACTTGCGTTATGACGGATGCTGTGGAAAGTGTACAAACAATTGATAATGCTAAATTAGCGTTGTGTGGGAAATGTAAAGCGCAATTGAATTAATACTTTTTATTATTAATCAAAATAAAGATTAGAATAATAATTGGGATTGAAAAAGCAAATTTTATCGAAAAGGTTTTTAGTAATAAAATTGAAACCAATCCTATGACTAAAAACCCTACGATGTGTAAAAGACCCTTTTTGAAGTTTTTTTCATAATAACCATCTACCAAATAAAAAAGCAAAGGAACAATTGTTATTAATGAAAGTAAACTCATATCAAAATATTAATATTTTCCACTCAATAATTCACCTCCAATAGCTGATTTTGCTTCAATATTTAATTTTTTCATCATTTCATACGTAGTACAAACGGCTGCAGAAGTAACCGGAATGCCACATTCTGCCTGAATTAAATCGATGGCCTCTAAAGAAGGCATTTGCACACAAGCTGAAGCTACTAAAACATCTACATCCGTTAAATCCAATTGTTTGTAGATTTCCAATAAATTCATTGGGTTTTGAGCTGCAACTTCTAAATTATCAGGAATTTCCAATGCAATGCTTTCTTTTACTTTTATACCTTGATGTTCGATATAATCCACTACTTTGTCCGTTAATGGACGCATATACGGGGTAATAATGGAAATTTGTTTGGCACCTAAAACTTTCAATCCATTAATCAAAGCACCAGCAGAAGTTACAATTGGAGTAGGGAAGTCATTCGCTACGGTTTCTTGGTGTAAATTTACTTCTGAAACACAATGATAACCGCGCCCCATACTCATAATTGCAACCAAACAAGCGTAACCCATAACATCTATGTGAGCATCAGATAATTCTTGAGCACATTTTAAACTCATTTTATCCATAGCTTCCAGTTCTTCTTTGGTTACTTTTTTCATTCGCATTCTACTGCTATGAAAAGTAAAGCGTTCTGGTAAAATCGTTTCTCTTGAACGGAAAATTGCTGGAATTTCCGTTTCCATTGTAATATTTGAAGAAGGAACAATTTGTCCTATTCTGTATTTTTTCATTACTATATTTCTTTTACTGTATTTACAATTGTTCCGATTCCTTCAACAGTTGCTTCTACTACATCACCATTGTACATCCATTCTTGAGGATCACGACCGGCACCAACACCTGCAGGAGTTCCGGTTGCAATGATATCACCAGCTTCTAAAGTAAAAACGGTACTTAAATCTTCAATCAAATCATTAATATTGAACAACATGAATTTTGTATTTGAATTTTGTTTTTCAACGCCATTTACTTTTAATGATAAATTCAAGTTGTGAGGGTTTTCAATTTCGTCTTTAGTTACTAAAATTGGTCCCATAGGAGCAAAAGTATCTTGACCCTTAGAAACAATCCATTGTCCTTCACGACGACAATCACGTGCCGAAATATCGTTAATAACCGTATAGCCAAATACATAATCTAATGCTTCAGATTTTGGTACGTATTTCCCTTTCTTTGAGATAATTACAGCTAATTCAACTTCCCAGTCCAATTGTTCTGTTAGCTTGGTATTTTTGATAATCTCCGTATTAGTTGCCGTTACTGTAGTTGGTGGTTTTGAGAAGATAATTGGTTTGGCTGGTAATTTTCCTGTTGTATCTAAAGTACGAGCACTTTCGGCAATATGTTCAGTATAATTTAATCCAATTCCAATAATATTTTTACGAGGTTTTTCAATAGGTGCCATGAAAATAACATCATCTATTTCATGAGCGATTTCCTCGAAGAAATTCTCTGGTGTATCTGCAATTAAATCTGTGATTTCTTCAATAATTTCATATCCCAAATCAATTAATTCTAACATGTCGTTTGGTAACGGGAAATTGGAAACATCTCCAAAATCTTGCATGTCGATTACTTGATTGTTGTGAATGAATCCTAATCGTGATTCGTTGTTATCTTTAGTTGTATAAGTAAGTAATTTCATTTGTATTTTATTGTTGTATTGTTTGATGTCCGTTGTTTTCTGTAAATTCTCTTCCTTGGAATAAGCCTAGACTTTCAATCACTGGTAAATCATTGAAGTTGAATAAACAAGCATCTTCTATGTCTGAAAGATTATGATGTTCGTGCCAAGCCCAACTCGGAACACAGAAAATATCGCGTTCTTTCCAATCGAAACGTTTTCCATTGATGATGGTATATCCTTTACCTTTTGCACATTGGTAAACGAAAGAACCCGTATGTTTATGTGCTTTCCCTTTAAAACCAGCTGGTAACAATTGCATAGCAGCTCCCATAGTTTGCATCACATGTCCGCCAGTTAATGGATTTGAATATTGCATAAAAATTCCATCAAATGGATTTACTTCTGTTACTTTTTGTGCTTCTAATAATGCTGGATATACATTTTTCCAAGAATATTTGAATAATGGTGAATACGGTTTATCCCATGTTTGATCAGCAGGAATCAATCCAGCACAACCATAAGTGATTGGTGAAAAGTTTAATGGTTTTACCAATTCTTGTTTACCTTCATAAACTGCATAATCATTCGCTTCTAAGGCATTCACTAACGGAATATCCAATCCGTCTTGCCAAATACAGGTTTTTCCACCTTCTTCAACTCCGTGTTCGTGCCAAGTTGAATTTGGTGTAATCACAAAATCATTTACTTCTAGCATGATTTTATTGCCATCGACTAC of Flavobacterium channae contains these proteins:
- a CDS encoding translation initiation factor gives rise to the protein MDLSEQLNKLFPDHKVSNEPEATEDIPHELFVQKEPMICKYEKRKGKPTTIISGYEGEEEDFKILAKEIKSKLAVGGSFKDGEIIIQGDYRDKIMKILQDKGFKTKRVGG
- a CDS encoding GxxExxY protein, translating into MKNFPHQELTKSIIGIYYNVYNELGFGFLEKVYHKALLIELKNNGYKIDSEKKVNVYYKNEIVGEYIPDIIINDSIIVELKCVEYLTDIHENQLLNYLKATDCEVGLILNFGKDPQFIRKIFTNDLKKKKR
- a CDS encoding isopenicillin N synthase family dioxygenase: MQQIPSVDLRDFLSDDPARKQKFVNEIGKAYEEIGFVALKGHFLDDKLVEGLYSEVRNFFNLPLETKAKYEIPGIGGQRGYVSFGKEHAKGRSAGDLKEFWHFGQYVSEGSKWAGEYPDNVDVTELPKFNEVGKEAYQMLEKTGVYVLRALALYIGLDELYFDKFIKDGNSILRPIHYPPITDEPKDGAVRAAAHGDINLITLLMGAQGKGLQVQNHNGEWVDAIAQPDELMINVGDMLSRHTNNKLKSTIHQVVNPPRELWGSSRYSIPFFMHPVSDMSLNCLSECIDEKNPKLYEDITAGEFLTERLIELGLIKK
- a CDS encoding alpha-ketoacid dehydrogenase subunit alpha/beta — encoded protein: MNFERKDLSNSQLLDLYKKILKPRLIEEKMLILIRQGKVSKWFSGIGQEAISVGITSVLDKDEYILPMHRNLGVFTTREIPLHRLFSQWQGKKNGFTKGRDRSFHFGTQEYKIIGMISHLGPQLGIADGIALANKLRKNGKVTAVFTGEGATSEGDFHEALNIAAVWELPVLFVIENNGYGLSTPTNEQYRCENLADKGVGYGMESHVVDGNNLLEVYHLISELKASMVDNPRPVLLEFKTFRMRGHEEASGTKYVPQELMDMWAVKDPVENYRSYLKATAVLSDEEDEAIRAEIKKEIDTDWAKVQEEPAIVASLEEELGDVYKPYDFEEFNPSSEVENIRVIDAISNGLRQSMERHENLVIMGQDIAEYGGAFKITDGFVAQFGKERVRNTPICESAVVSAANGLSINGYKAVMEMQFADFVSTGFNPIVNLLAKQHYRWQEKSDVVVRMPCGGGTQAGPFHSQTNEAWFTKTPGLKVVYPAFPYDAKGLLNTAINDPNPVLFFEHKQLYRSVYQDVPKDYYTLPFGKASLIKEGNDVTIISFGAGVHWALETLANNPEIKADLLDLRTLQPMDWDAIYASVKKTNKVIILQEDTLFGGVASDISAMIMENCFEYLDAPVRRVGSLESAIPFMKTLEDQYLPKGRFEKELKELLAY
- a CDS encoding WG repeat-containing protein, producing the protein MNKKLLQLFLLVTVFGFSQNSQLIPFVSSSKWGFSDKSGKVMIQPVYDSVGFFNTSSVGLKDLTFAYVYQNKKMGVIDLKNKILLPSTYQFVRNVNNTFHFIATNEQGKSGLVSADNQIVLPFEYDAIDDILNGSFILKKNNRIGLADAYGKIVIPVVYDQIVFVDEDKGTKKCRWRVNNEKITQYLFTAIYEDPNDEIMYSVDALESIETTVANYTSDENSKDFEEKIPIRYQSDLFLLKKKNLFGFSDVKEKIGFKPKFKQLEYFFNLNDFKKGRKHYLIIEENNKKGLVDGKGNVLLQAEYDNFEKKYHYLEVSKEFKKGVFFLSTNQIVFSDFNEIKTAIKLDDDFVVALVTNTEDNSYYYIGENGVIYKN
- a CDS encoding alpha/beta hydrolase, which produces MKYLVCFSMFFVVLLSCSNNQLQNDPIPNHETFTIASKLLSENRVINVWFPENYKNSSDSLPVLYMLDGGIKEDFPHVANTLAELIKSNKIKPIILVGIENTQRRRDLTPPTTVAKDKEIAPVVGGSAIFRQFIKEELIPEVNTKFRTTAKKGIIGESLAGLFITETFLTTPDLFDFYIAFDPSLWWNNKQLVKDAANYLKSFPKTNKTFWFAGSSAKDIFKNTNTLNEILSKNALPNLKWQYSPEKKEEHHTIFRATKEKALIWTLNQ
- a CDS encoding Bax inhibitor-1/YccA family protein, whose protein sequence is MNSENNVVVSYATDADRATFFKKTYSHVAYAILAFMLVEAILLRIVPMDWILAMMGGKFVWLFILGLFWLGSTLSDRLVFHPDRDKQYLGLGLYVLLEAIIFLPMIAIAVLYSGGEMIMQAAIITLFMFSGLTAVVFMTKTDFSFLRTAITIGGFVALGVIVVGAIFGFNLGLWFSVGMVVLASASILYQTSQIKDQFSTDQYVGASLQLFASIMLLFWYVLRILMSRK
- a CDS encoding matrixin family metalloprotease — its product is MKHSNQKKHFTRFKKVAVHEFGHNLGLPHCSDKTCVMTDAVESVQTIDNAKLALCGKCKAQLN
- a CDS encoding maleate cis-trans isomerase family protein, with amino-acid sequence MKKYRIGQIVPSSNITMETEIPAIFRSRETILPERFTFHSSRMRMKKVTKEELEAMDKMSLKCAQELSDAHIDVMGYACLVAIMSMGRGYHCVSEVNLHQETVANDFPTPIVTSAGALINGLKVLGAKQISIITPYMRPLTDKVVDYIEHQGIKVKESIALEIPDNLEVAAQNPMNLLEIYKQLDLTDVDVLVASACVQMPSLEAIDLIQAECGIPVTSAAVCTTYEMMKKLNIEAKSAIGGELLSGKY
- a CDS encoding fumarylacetoacetate hydrolase family protein produces the protein MKLLTYTTKDNNESRLGFIHNNQVIDMQDFGDVSNFPLPNDMLELIDLGYEIIEEITDLIADTPENFFEEIAHEIDDVIFMAPIEKPRKNIIGIGLNYTEHIAESARTLDTTGKLPAKPIIFSKPPTTVTATNTEIIKNTKLTEQLDWEVELAVIISKKGKYVPKSEALDYVFGYTVINDISARDCRREGQWIVSKGQDTFAPMGPILVTKDEIENPHNLNLSLKVNGVEKQNSNTKFMLFNINDLIEDLSTVFTLEAGDIIATGTPAGVGAGRDPQEWMYNGDVVEATVEGIGTIVNTVKEI
- a CDS encoding cupin domain-containing protein, giving the protein MMEENQYSDDIYGRARVQESDELKAYYKELESLGAGALWTVANDIEPWEPRSTSVPMLWKYDDLRELVLKSSELVTPEQAGRRVVYLVNDKRKDVSAAVGWLYTGIQVTRPGEFTSAHRHKASALRFIMEGEKGYTVVDGNKIMLEVNDFVITPNSTWHEHGVEEGGKTCIWQDGLDIPLVNALEANDYAVYEGKQELVKPLNFSPITYGCAGLIPADQTWDKPYSPLFKYSWKNVYPALLEAQKVTEVNPFDGIFMQYSNPLTGGHVMQTMGAAMQLLPAGFKGKAHKHTGSFVYQCAKGKGYTIINGKRFDWKERDIFCVPSWAWHEHHNLSDIEDACLFNFNDLPVIESLGLFQGREFTENNGHQTIQQ